A single genomic interval of Ischnura elegans chromosome 3, ioIscEleg1.1, whole genome shotgun sequence harbors:
- the LOC124155215 gene encoding secreted RxLR effector protein 161-like has product MEIDQSEDGITLSQRGYLGNLLKKFRMKDCNPLKVGMKWTTHDVTAAERSEKPFKEGIGNALCFGTLMHLAVGIPPDISHAVSLLSQFSDCYTDQHWGSAKRVLRYLHGTTNFCLSFRKSNQPLRAFVDDDWAGCSLDRRSFTGYAFLPGDAAISWESRKQRTVALPPTETEYMALSDAVKEAIYLRTYLKELGFNEIADLVIMCHNRGAIQLAENPVFHKRMKHIDL; this is encoded by the coding sequence ATGGAGATTGATCAGTCTGAGGATGGTATAACCCTTTCTCAAAGGGGTTATCTGGGGAACTTGCTGAAGAAATTCCGCATGAAGGACTGCAATCCACTGAAGGTTGGTATGAAATGGACTACGCACGATGTGACAGCAGCCGAACGGAGTGAGAAACCATTCAAGGAAGGTATTGGTAATGCACTTTGCTTTGGTACATTAATGCACCTTGCTGTGGGGATACCACCAGATATTTCCCACGCAGTTAGCCTACTTAGCCAATTCAGTGACTGTTATACAGATCAACATTGGGGGTCAGCAAAAAGGGTTTTACGATATTTACATGGCACTACTAATTTTTGCCTCTCATTTAGAAAGTCTAACCAGCCCCTGAGAGCCTTTGTGGATGATGATTGGGCCGGATGCAGCTTGGATCGCCGTTCTTTTACCGGATATGCATTCTTGCCGGGAGATGCAGCCATCAGCTGGGAGTCCAGGAAACAGAGGACCGTGGCACTGCCACCAACCGAGACAGAGTATATGGCGTTGTCAGATGCAGTCAAGGAGGCGATCTACTTGCGTACATACCTGAAGGAGCTGGGATTCAACGAGATAGCAGATCTGGTGATCATGTGCCACAACAGAGGAGCTATTCAACTTGCAGAGAATCCTGTATTTCACAAGAGGATGAAACATATTGATCTCTGA